The following proteins are co-located in the Escherichia fergusonii ATCC 35469 genome:
- the clpS gene encoding ATP-dependent Clp protease adapter ClpS, which produces MSKTNDWLDFDQLAEDKVRDALKPPSMYKVILVNDDYTPMEFVIDVLQKFFSYDVERATQLMLTVHYQGKAICGVFTAEVAETKVAMVNNYARENEHPLLCTLEKA; this is translated from the coding sequence ATGAGTAAAACTAACGACTGGCTCGATTTTGACCAACTGGCGGAAGACAAAGTTCGCGACGCGCTAAAACCGCCATCTATGTATAAAGTGATATTAGTCAATGATGATTACACTCCGATGGAGTTTGTTATTGACGTGTTACAAAAATTCTTTTCTTATGATGTAGAACGTGCAACACAACTGATGCTTACTGTTCACTATCAAGGCAAAGCCATTTGCGGCGTCTTTACTGCTGAAGTCGCGGAAACCAAAGTGGCGATGGTGAACAACTATGCGAGGGAGAACGAGCATCCATTGTTGTGTACGCTGGAAAAAGCCTGA
- the cspD gene encoding cold shock-like protein CspD: MEKGTVKWFNNAKGFGFICPEGGGEDIFAHYSTIKMDGYRTLKAGQPVQFDVTQGPKGNHASVIVPYEAEAIA; the protein is encoded by the coding sequence ATGGAAAAGGGTACTGTTAAGTGGTTCAACAATGCAAAAGGGTTCGGTTTTATTTGCCCTGAAGGTGGAGGCGAAGATATTTTCGCGCATTACTCCACAATAAAAATGGATGGTTACAGAACGTTAAAAGCTGGCCAACCAGTCCAGTTTGATGTTACTCAGGGACCAAAAGGCAATCATGCCAGCGTCATTGTACCCTATGAAGCTGAAGCCATTGCATAG
- the macA gene encoding macrolide transporter subunit MacA produces MRMRERFKKRYLIAAIVILGGLMVLWKTLNAPEPKYQTLIVRPGELQQSVLATGKLDALRKVDVGAQVSGQLKTLSVAIGDKVKKDQLLGIIDPEQAQNQIKEVEATLMELRAQRQQAEAELKLARVTLSRQQKLAQTQAISQQDLDTAVTELAVKQAQIGTIDAQIKRNQASLDTAKTNLDYTRIVAPMAGEVTQITTLQGQTVIAAQQAPNILTLADMSTMLVKAQVSEADVIHLKPGQKAWFTVLGDPQTRYEGRIKDVLPTPEKVNDAIFYYARFEVPNPQGVLRLDMTAQVHIQLAEVKNVLTIPLSALGDPVGDNRYKVTLLRNGETREREVVIGARNDTDVEIVKGLEAGDEVVIGEGNPGAAK; encoded by the coding sequence ATGCGAATGAGGGAAAGGTTTAAAAAACGTTATCTGATAGCAGCCATTGTTATTTTGGGTGGGCTTATGGTGCTCTGGAAAACGCTGAATGCGCCAGAGCCGAAATATCAGACATTAATTGTGCGCCCAGGAGAGCTACAGCAAAGTGTGCTGGCCACCGGAAAGCTGGATGCATTACGTAAAGTCGATGTTGGTGCACAGGTGAGCGGTCAGTTGAAAACGCTGTCGGTAGCTATTGGTGACAAAGTCAAAAAAGATCAGCTACTGGGGATTATCGATCCTGAACAGGCGCAAAACCAGATTAAAGAAGTGGAAGCGACGCTAATGGAGCTGCGGGCGCAACGTCAGCAGGCCGAGGCCGAACTGAAACTGGCACGGGTAACGTTATCCCGCCAACAGAAACTGGCGCAAACCCAGGCAATCTCACAACAGGATCTGGATACCGCAGTGACAGAGTTGGCGGTGAAGCAGGCTCAGATTGGCACCATCGATGCGCAAATTAAGCGTAACCAGGCATCACTGGATACCGCTAAAACTAATCTCGATTACACCCGAATTGTGGCCCCGATGGCTGGCGAAGTGACGCAAATCACCACGCTTCAAGGCCAGACGGTCATTGCTGCTCAGCAGGCTCCAAACATTCTGACGCTGGCAGATATGAGCACTATGTTGGTAAAGGCTCAGGTTTCAGAAGCGGATGTTATTCATCTAAAACCGGGGCAAAAGGCATGGTTCACTGTGTTGGGCGATCCACAAACACGTTACGAGGGGCGAATCAAAGATGTTCTGCCGACCCCAGAAAAAGTTAACGATGCTATTTTTTATTACGCCCGTTTTGAGGTGCCAAATCCGCAAGGCGTGCTGCGTCTCGATATGACAGCCCAGGTGCATATTCAGCTTGCCGAAGTAAAAAATGTACTGACTATTCCGCTGTCTGCACTGGGCGATCCCGTGGGAGATAACCGTTATAAAGTCACTTTGTTACGCAATGGCGAAACCCGGGAACGGGAAGTGGTTATTGGTGCCCGTAACGACACCGATGTGGAAATTGTTAAAGGACTGGAAGCGGGCGACGAAGTGGTGATCGGTGAAGGGAATCCCGGAGCAGCAAAATGA
- a CDS encoding VirK/YbjX family protein, translating to MSQLTENTFSPGKSLNSRTLFFRLASGELRPGKFWHRRKFRQKFLLRSLLMPRLSIEWMNELCQMPHINALLVRQPRLPVRLHRPYLTVSFNRQQLLAALRYHYALLRNVMSAEEFNCYLNTPGLQLAQLEGKNGERYTLELTMMISMDKEGDSTILLRNDEGIPLAEITFTLCEYQGKRTLFIGGLQGAKPEIPHQAIQDATKACSGLFPKRLVLEAACRLANRLRVEQILAVSNETHIYRSLRYRDKDEKIHADYNAFWAAVGGECDKQHFYHIPAKIPRKDMAEIASKKRAEYRRRYLLLDTIEEQMSMLFHA from the coding sequence ATGTCGCAGCTAACTGAAAATACCTTTTCTCCTGGCAAATCTCTAAACAGTCGGACCCTTTTCTTCCGTCTGGCAAGCGGCGAATTGCGTCCTGGTAAATTTTGGCATCGACGCAAATTCCGCCAAAAATTTTTGCTGCGGTCATTGCTTATGCCACGACTTAGCATTGAGTGGATGAATGAACTCTGCCAGATGCCGCATATTAACGCGTTACTGGTGCGCCAGCCACGGCTACCTGTTCGTCTCCATCGTCCCTATCTGACGGTGAGTTTTAACCGTCAACAATTGCTTGCGGCGTTGCGCTATCACTATGCCTTATTACGTAACGTAATGTCAGCCGAAGAATTCAATTGCTATCTGAATACTCCAGGCCTGCAACTGGCGCAGCTGGAAGGCAAAAATGGCGAACGCTATACGCTGGAATTGACCATGATGATCTCTATGGACAAAGAAGGCGACAGTACGATCCTCCTGCGAAATGATGAAGGTATTCCGCTGGCAGAAATCACGTTTACACTGTGTGAGTACCAGGGCAAAAGAACGCTGTTTATTGGTGGGCTGCAAGGCGCGAAACCAGAAATTCCTCATCAGGCAATTCAGGATGCGACAAAAGCCTGCTCGGGGCTATTTCCTAAACGTCTGGTTCTGGAAGCTGCGTGTCGCCTTGCGAATCGCCTGAGAGTTGAACAAATTCTCGCGGTCAGCAACGAAACACATATTTACCGCAGCCTGCGTTACCGGGATAAAGATGAAAAAATTCATGCTGATTACAATGCATTCTGGGCCGCGGTGGGCGGTGAGTGCGATAAACAGCATTTTTACCATATCCCGGCGAAAATACCGCGCAAAGATATGGCAGAAATAGCGAGCAAAAAACGTGCGGAATACCGTCGGCGCTATCTTTTGCTCGATACCATTGAAGAACAGATGTCGATGCTATTTCATGCTTAA
- the macB gene encoding macrolide ABC transporter ATP-binding protein/permease MacB, whose protein sequence is MTPLLELSNIRRSFPSGEDVVEVLKGINLTINAGEMVAIVGASGSGKSTLMNILGCLDKPTSGIYKVAGQDVSTLDSDSLAQLRREHFGFIFQRYHLLSHLTALQNVEVPAVYAGIERKQREARAQALLQRLGLGERVDYRPAQLSGGQQQRVSIARALMNGGQVILADEPTGALDSHSGEEVMAILHQLRERGHTVIIVTHDPHVAAQAERVIEIRDGEIVSNPPAKNSAIAQTFSDSSAQPRSGWRQFIAGFREALTMAWLALATNKMRTLLTMLGIIIGIASVVSIVVVGDAAKQMVLADIRSIGTNTIDIYPGKDFGDDDPQYQQALKYDDLAAIQKQSWVASATPAVSQNVRLRYGNIDVAAAANGVSGDYFNVYGMTFSEGNTFNKEQLNARAQVVVLDNNTRRQLFPHKANVVGEVILVGNMPATVIGVAEEKQSMFGSSKILRVWLPYSTMASRVMGQSWLNSITVRVKEGYDSAQAEQQLTRLMTLRHGKKDFFTWNMDGILKTAEKTTRTLQLFLTLVAVISLVVGGIGVMNIMLVSVTERTREIGIRMAVGARASDVLQQFLIEAVMVCLIGGALGICLSLLIAFTLQLFLPGWEIGFSPVALLTAFLCSTITGILFGWLPARNASRLDPVEALARE, encoded by the coding sequence ATGACGCCACTGCTTGAACTCAGTAATATCCGCCGCAGCTTCCCATCAGGCGAAGACGTGGTTGAGGTGCTTAAAGGGATCAACCTGACAATCAATGCCGGGGAGATGGTGGCGATTGTTGGTGCGTCTGGTTCCGGCAAGTCAACACTGATGAATATCCTCGGTTGTCTGGATAAACCCACCAGCGGTATTTATAAAGTGGCGGGTCAGGATGTTTCCACACTGGATAGTGACTCACTGGCGCAACTTCGCCGCGAACATTTTGGCTTTATTTTCCAGCGTTATCATTTGTTGTCACACCTTACGGCGCTTCAAAACGTGGAAGTACCCGCTGTCTATGCTGGTATTGAGCGTAAACAGCGAGAAGCGCGGGCGCAGGCATTATTGCAACGCCTCGGATTAGGCGAACGCGTGGATTATCGTCCGGCACAACTTTCTGGCGGGCAACAGCAGCGAGTCAGTATTGCCCGTGCGCTGATGAATGGCGGTCAGGTTATTTTAGCCGACGAACCTACCGGGGCGTTGGACAGCCATTCAGGTGAAGAAGTAATGGCGATTCTTCACCAACTGCGTGAGCGTGGGCATACGGTGATTATTGTCACCCATGATCCCCATGTTGCGGCACAGGCTGAACGGGTGATCGAAATTCGTGATGGCGAAATCGTGAGTAATCCCCCAGCGAAAAATAGCGCTATTGCACAAACTTTTTCAGACTCATCAGCACAACCCCGTTCTGGCTGGCGACAGTTTATTGCTGGCTTTCGCGAAGCTCTGACTATGGCCTGGCTGGCATTAGCAACCAATAAAATGCGCACTTTACTCACAATGCTCGGCATTATTATTGGTATTGCGTCGGTCGTATCGATTGTGGTGGTCGGAGATGCAGCAAAGCAAATGGTGTTAGCGGATATCCGCTCCATCGGTACAAATACAATTGATATCTATCCGGGAAAGGATTTTGGGGATGACGATCCTCAGTATCAACAGGCATTAAAATATGACGATCTGGCGGCCATCCAAAAACAATCATGGGTTGCTTCCGCGACGCCAGCAGTATCGCAAAATGTTCGACTGCGTTATGGCAATATCGATGTGGCGGCTGCAGCTAATGGTGTCAGTGGCGATTATTTTAATGTTTACGGCATGACGTTCAGTGAAGGGAATACCTTTAACAAAGAACAACTCAATGCCAGGGCGCAAGTTGTGGTACTCGACAATAATACCCGCCGACAACTTTTTCCCCATAAAGCAAACGTTGTGGGGGAGGTCATCCTGGTCGGTAACATGCCTGCTACGGTGATTGGGGTCGCTGAAGAAAAGCAGTCGATGTTTGGCAGCAGTAAAATACTTCGTGTGTGGTTGCCCTATAGCACAATGGCAAGCCGGGTGATGGGGCAGTCCTGGCTGAACTCCATTACTGTAAGAGTGAAAGAGGGCTATGACAGCGCTCAGGCAGAACAGCAATTAACGCGCTTAATGACTTTGCGCCATGGTAAAAAAGATTTCTTTACCTGGAACATGGACGGCATTCTTAAAACCGCTGAAAAAACCACTCGCACTTTACAACTCTTTTTAACTCTGGTGGCGGTCATTTCACTGGTTGTCGGTGGGATTGGTGTGATGAACATTATGCTGGTTTCTGTTACCGAGCGAACGCGTGAAATCGGTATCCGAATGGCAGTAGGCGCGCGTGCCAGTGATGTTCTCCAGCAGTTTCTGATAGAGGCTGTCATGGTATGTCTGATTGGTGGTGCACTGGGGATCTGTTTATCGTTATTGATCGCGTTCACATTGCAACTCTTCCTGCCTGGTTGGGAAATTGGCTTCTCGCCAGTGGCGCTCTTAACGGCATTTTTGTGTTCTACAATTACCGGTATATTGTTCGGCTGGTTACCGGCACGAAATGCCTCACGACTGGACCCGGTAGAAGCGTTGGCCCGCGAATGA